In a single window of the Fusarium falciforme chromosome 3, complete sequence genome:
- a CDS encoding NAD(P)-bd-dom domain-containing protein has protein sequence MARKYAKDQPEGFTNSIERVAIVGAGGSVGQYLARALLNTGKHTVTAITREGSTSKIPEGAKSVIVDYENEDTIVAALKGQQFLAISMSVTAAPGTQEKIIAAAAKAGVPWVMPNCYGTDFTNASLAEENMTGQSVLPGIKAIEDAGVSSWIAMGCSYWYEFSIAQGPQWYGFDFSDNQKKVTFYDDGKTQINTSTWLQCGRAIAALLSLKELPEDESDKSPTISQWRNKPMWISSFLISQRQMLDSLQRVTGTTDKDWEIEYEGSHERWSRAMDMLKKGDRRGWAMGMYARTFYPNGDGNIEAKYGLANDVLGLPKEDLDEATKRALEMVDSSYNYFTNRSR, from the exons ATGGCCCGGAAGTACGCCAAGGACCAGCCTGAGGGCTTTACTAACAGTATCGAGAGAGTGGCCATCGTCGGA GCTGGTGGTTCTGTCGGTCAATATTTGGCCAGGGCACTGCTGAATACCGGGAAGCACACAGTCACCGCCATCACTCGTGAAGGCAGCACTAGCAAGATTCCTGAAGGCGCTAAATCCGTCATCGTCGACTACGAAAACGAGGACACTATTGTTGCCGCCCTCAAGGGCCAGCAAttcctcgccatctccatGTCCGTCACCGCTGCCCCTGGCACCCAGGAAAAGATCATCGCTGCCGCTGCAAAGGCCGGCGTTCCTTGGGTCATGCCCAACTGCTACGGTACTGACTTCACCAATGCATCTCTCGCAGAGGAGAACATGACTGGCCAGTCAGTTCTACCAggcatcaaggccattgaggaTGCTGGTGTGTCATCCTGGATCGCCATGGGTTGCTCTTACTGGTATGAGTTCTCCATCGCTCAGGGCCCGCAGTGGTATGGCTTCGATTTTAGCGACAACCAAAAGAAGGTGACCTTTTATGACGACGGCAAGACACAGATTAACACCTCGACCTGGCTTCAGTGCGGTCGAGCTATTGCCGCTCTTCTAAGCCTCAAGGAGCTACCTGAAGACGAAAGCGACAAGTCACCAACCATCTCCCAGTGGCGAAACAAGCCTATGTGGATCTCCagcttcctcatctcccAGCGACAAATGCTCGACAGCCTCCAACGCGTGACAGGCACCACCGACAAGGACTGGGAGATTGAGTATGAGGGCTCTCACGAACGCTGGAGTCGGGCGATGGACATGCTAAAGAAGGGTGATCGAAGGGGCTGGGCGATGGGCATGTATGCCAGGACCTTTTACCCCAACGGTGACGGCAACATCGAGGCCAAATATGGTCTTGCGAACGATGTGCTTGGACTTCCCAAAGAAGATTTGGATGAGGCTACTAAGAGGGCGCTCGAGATGGTTGATTCCAGCTACAACTACTTTACAAACAGGAGCAGGTAA